TGACTGTCCGTGATTGGTACGCGGAGCAAACTGTGAATGTCACCATCGGACCACAAAACGTCGCTATGTATCATTTTCATCGTCGTGACAACTTTGTTGTCCGCGGCAGGACCTTTGTCGTTGATGGAAGCTCTAACGAAGAGGGGAGAAATGCGTTCGAAGGTAAGCTATTCAATCATTACAAACCTactatatttttgtttgcatttCATGTTTATTTGATCTGTATATTGGATGCTTATGTCAAGTGTTTTGTTGTGTTTCAGGTCTCATGAATGAAAGGATTATCGTTTGTAGTGTGAGTGTTTTGGAAGAGATCTTTAGCGAAGAGGACATGGTCATCTTGCACCGTGTTGCTCTAGAGCTGAACTCTCCCAGTTACACTCGTGGTCGTCGTGCCCCTCCCCCATCTCCGACTACCAACGGCGGTTCTACTCGAATGGAACTTGTACTGCTGGATGATGACGACGAGGTGATGGCTACTACACAAGTGAGTAATGGAGGCCACAGTGGACTAATCGTTGCAAACTCGGGTAAGGGTTTAGtttctctagtttttttttagtaGTTCATCTTGTATTAAAGATCTTGTTTCATAAGTAGTAAAAAGGATATTTTTAGAGTTAACCGTTATGTGTTTAATTAGCTTGCTAACATGTGATGTTTTATATCTCTAGGTGAAATGACTATTGTTCCTGTTACGGAACAACAGCTGGAACTCCCTCTCAGCCAGCCACCCACAGCCTTTGGCGACGTCGGTCTTGATCTCATGGTTACATCCCAAAACGGAAACCCCGAGATTGACTGTGAAGGGTTCCATGACAACTTCATGTGGGAAAGACTCTTGGAAGAAGGATTGCTTCAAACTGTTCAAGGTAATATCACCGCACAGCCCAACGAGCCCAACGAGCCCAACCAGGAGTCTCCCAAGTCTGTTCTCCGTGTGCTTAATGGGCCTGAAGCCCATGATGGTGGAAACTCTTCTACTGGATCGTCCGTCGGTGTGACATCACTTGTGCCTGAAACCGTCCTCACCCCAGTTACTGGGACCACTTGCGGTTCAATCTCTAGCGTCGGAACTCAGCCGGTCGGACTAATGAGCAGTGGCAATGCTTTACTTGCGGAGTTTGACAAGTACATTGGTATGGTCTTCGTCCTAAAATCTCAAGTTTTTAATTCTATTGGGCCTAAATAATTTGGCCCAATTACTAACTTCTCCACTCATTTGCAACAGAGGCAAGATCGACAATGGCGATGCTCTCTCCTGTTGGGCCTGGGCTTCCAGCTTCCGCAGCTTCTGCATCGTTTGCTTCAGGCTCAAAGAGTGTTGGATCTCCAACACTTAAGTTAACCTTGGGCCGTCCCAACCAAGCAGGCCCACCGAAGAAGGACCGTGCACCGGAGGATTCTTCGCCGGAGGACAGCGGCAGTGGGGGTTCGTTCTAAGTCTTCAAGATATAatcaaaaataactaaaattttttgTTTGCTAAGATCGGAAGGCATTATAGCCGTAATCGTCTCTTTTTCCCCTCTAAGATCGGCTTTATTATCTCGGCGGCTAACTActttgtttgtgtgtgtttttggaTATGTTGTTCTCTATGTTGTAATGGAAACCGTCTTTGTAAAATATTGACGTCTATGTAAAATACCAATGAatgttatctttttaatataatgatGTGTGTTTATGGCTTGACTCTTATCTTTCCTTTTTATCAACTCTCATTAATCTAATAAACTTTTTTACTATGAATACGTTTGTAGGGGACGGAGATCACTCTCCAACTGACCTATACGTTGGTATGTACTTCAAGAGCAGAGATGCCTTCAGGCAACATATGGCATGCTACGCAATAAGCAAAAAGTTCAAGTTCCGGTGTGAAAAATCTGGTCCGTATGTCACGGTCTTGTCATGCTGCGGAAACACATGTAAATGGCGAGTCTATGCAGTCCTCATCGAGGGCACAAATGCTTACGAGGTTAGGAAGTTAGTGAGCTCGCACAGTTGTTCAGTTGACGAGAGAGCTGGATATCAGAGACAGGCAACATCTACTGTCATCGGTGAGATGATGAAGCCAAAGTTTGTTGGTTCTGGTTCCGGACCAAGGCCAATGGAAATAAGAAACATGATGCGAGGGGATCATGCAGTTAATATTTCCTACTGGAAGGCTTGGCGTTCACGTGAAGCAGCAATCGACCAAGCAAAAGGCTCGTGTGTGGCTTCTTACAAAGCACTCCCCAC
This genomic interval from Raphanus sativus cultivar WK10039 unplaced genomic scaffold, ASM80110v3 Scaffold3236, whole genome shotgun sequence contains the following:
- the LOC108835785 gene encoding uncharacterized protein LOC108835785 codes for the protein MSQLVRLWRGDWKKQPNGDWIFFEDPSDFGFGALIGEGETFESLMTIVRMRYQLANTTPVVLSYQLPDHMLVQAGRRSPPITLSTTADVGVMLTVRDWYAEQTVNVTIGPQNVAMYHFHRRDNFVVRGRTFVVDGSSNEEGRNAFEGLMNERIIVCSVSVLEEIFSEEDMVILHRVALELNSPSYTRGRRAPPPSPTTNGGSTRMELVLLDDDDEVMATTQVSNGGHSGLIVANSGEMTIVPVTEQQLELPLSQPPTAFGDVGLDLMVTSQNGNPEIDCEGFHDNFMWERLLEEGLLQTVQGNITAQPNEPNEPNQESPKSVLRVLNGPEAHDGGNSSTGSSVGVTSLVPETVLTPVTGTTCGSISSVGTQPVGLMSSGNALLAEFDKYIEARSTMAMLSPVGPGLPASAASASFASGSKSVGSPTLKLTLGRPNQAGPPKKDRAPEDSSPEDSGSGGSF